From a region of the Drosophila virilis strain 15010-1051.87 chromosome 3, Dvir_AGI_RSII-ME, whole genome shotgun sequence genome:
- the D gene encoding SOX domain-containing protein dichaete has product MATLSSHPNYGFHLGTGQGLELPSPGDYASQGLVNAQLSPSMDMDIKRVLHYSQSGGLAASLAAMGGSPGAGGPGGVSSQAASNMSHHMAHHMHNAVAAQQTLSPNSSIGSAGSLGSQSSLGSSGMGGGIGMGAHGSGVGAGAGNGSMHSLATSPGQEGHIKRPMNAFMVWSRLQRRQIAKDNPKMHNSEISKRLGAEWKLLAESEKRPFIDEAKRLRALHMKEHPDYKYRPRRKPKNPLAAGPQGALQMQSNMNMNMNMNMNMNMNMAQQKLGAAGGGPAGGGYNPFHQLPPYFAPSHHLDQPYPVPYFTGFDPLALSKLHQSAAANNQTHKHLEAQQASQLPPTSLSSFYSGIYSGISAPSLYAAHSANAAAAGLYTSSSTSSPGSSPGTITPNGMDGSMDSALRRPVPVLY; this is encoded by the coding sequence ATGGCCACATTATCGTCACATCCCAATTATGGTTTCCATTTGGGCACCGGTCAGGGCCTGGAGCTGCCCTCCCCTGGCGACTATGCGTCCCAGGGCCTGGTCAATGCCCAGCTTAGCCCCAGCATGGACATGGATATCAAGCGTGTGTTGCATTATTCACAAAGCGGTGGATTGGCCGCCAGTCTGGCAGCCATGGGCGGCTCACCAGGTGCTGGTGGCCCAGGCGGCGTCAGCAGCCAAGCTGCCAGCAATATGAGCCACCATATGGCGCATCATATGCATAACGCCGTGGCCGCACAGCAGACCCTCTCGCCCAACAGCTCCATTGGCTCCGCCGGCAGTCTTGGCAGCCAGAGCAGCTTGGGCAGCAGCGGCATGGGTGGAGGCATTGGCATGGGCGCACATGGCTCGGGAGTGGGCGCTGGTGCTGGCAATGGCTCCATGCACAGTTTGGCCACATCGCCTGGACAGGAGGGACACATAAAGCGGCCGATGAATGCGTTTATGGTTTGGTCGCGTCTGCAGCGTCGTCAAATCGCCAAGGATAATCCCAAGATGCACAATTCGGAAATATCGAAACGTTTGGGCGCCGAATGGAAACTGTTGGCCGAGTCGGAGAAGCGTCCGTTCATTGATGAGGCCAAGCGCCTGCGCGCCTTGCACATGAAGGAACATCCGGATTACAAGTATCGTCCACGTCGCAAGCCCAAGAACCCGCTGGCCGCTGGTCCCCAGGGCGCACTCCAAATGCAGAGCAACATGAACATGAACATGAACATGAACATGAATATGAACATGAATATGGCACAACAGAAATTGGGTGCAGCCGGCGGCGGTCCGGCGGGCGGTGGCTACAATCCGTTCCATCAGTTGCCCCCATACTTTGCACCCTCGCATCATCTGGACCAGCCGTATCCGGTGCCATATTTCACAGGTTTCGATCCGCTGGCGCTGTCCAAGCTGCATCAGAGCGCGGCAGCCAACAATCAGACGCACAAGCATCTGGAGGCACAGCAGGCGTCACAATTGCCACCCACGAGCCTGAGCAGCTTCTACTCCGGCATCTATTCGGGCATCTCGGCGCCATCGCTATATGCCGCGCACTCTGCgaacgccgccgccgctggaCTGTATACCTCATCCTCGACATCGTCGCCGGGCTCCTCGCCCGGCACCATCACGCCCAACGGCATGGACGGCTCCATGGACAGCGCCTTGAGGCGGCCAGTGCCAGTGCTCTATTAG